Proteins encoded in a region of the Osmerus mordax isolate fOsmMor3 chromosome 17, fOsmMor3.pri, whole genome shotgun sequence genome:
- the apex1 gene encoding DNA repair nuclease APEX1, with the protein MSKRGKKNDEEAGEDHENGAAPAAKKGKKGKEPEAPVLYDDPPDKMTSKDGRSANMKITSWNVDGLRAWVKKKGLDWVREESPDVLCLQETKCAEKSLPNEITSMPEFPHKYWAGSEEKEGYSGVAMLCKTEPINVTYGIGKEEHDKEGRVITAEFPTFFLVTAYVPNSSRGLVRLDYRKTWDVDFRAYLCDLDKRKPLVLCGDLNVAHEEIDLKNPKGNKKNAGFTPEEREGFSQLLSDGFIDSFRELYPEQANAYSFWTYMMNSRSKNVGWRLDYFVLSSALLPGLCDSKIRNKAMGSDHCPITLHVVV; encoded by the exons ATGTCAAAAAGAGGAAAGAAGAATGACGAAGAGGCCGGAGAAGACCATGAAAATGGAGCAG CCCCTGCTGCTAAAaaagggaagaagggaaaggAGCCAGAGGCCCCAGTGCTGTATGATGACCCACCTGACAAGATGACCAGCAAAGATGGCCGCTCCGCCAACATGAAGATCACCTCCTGGAATGTAGATGGCCTGAGAGCTTGGGTCAAAAAGAAAGGCCTTGAT TGGGTGCGTGAGGAGAGTCCAGATGTTCTGTGCCTGCAAGAAACCAAGTGTGCCGAGAAGTCCCTCCCTAATGAGATCACCTCCATGCCCGAGTTTCCTCACAAGTACTGGGCCGGCTCAGAGGAAAAGGAGGGCTACAGTGGTGTGGCCATGCTGTGCAAGACGGAGCCTATCAATGTTACCTACGGCATCG GTAAAGAGGAGCACGACAAGGAGGGCCGAGTCATCACCGCAGAGTTCCCAACCTTCTTCCTGGTCACAGCCTATGTGCCCAACTCCAGTCGCGGCCTGGTGAGGCTGGACTACCGTAAGACCTGGGACGTGGACTTCAGGGCCTACCTCTGTGACCTGGACAAGCGCAAGCCCCTGGTGCTGTGCGGTGACCTCAACGTGGCCCACGAGGAGATCGACCTGAAGAACCCCAAAGGCAACAAAAAGAATGCTGGCTTCACCCCGGAGGAGCGTGAGGGCTTCAGTCAGCTGCTGAGTGATGGCTTCATCGACAGCTTCCGCGAGCTGTACCCAGAGCAAGCTAACGCGTACAGCTTCTGGACCTACATGATGAACTCCCGCTCCAAGAATGTGGGCTGGAGGCTTGACTACTTTGTGCTGTCCTCCGCTTTGCTGCCTGGCTTGTGCGACAGTAAAATCCGCAACAAGGCTATGGGAAGCGACCACTGCCCCATAACTCTGCATGTTGTTGTTTAG